From the Deinococcus radiophilus genome, one window contains:
- a CDS encoding OmpH family outer membrane protein, which yields MNKAAKVLLPLSAVAAVAAATVVPSAQTPAQKVGFVDVDRVFAAHPQATAINSQIKTIEGRANTELGALRQQMITIAEKGNSATPAERQQLSQLETTFQSKFESYSKQIAQQSAPIESAVDAAISKVAKANGYSVVMDRKVAAQGLVVFAEESNDMTNAVISAVK from the coding sequence ATGAACAAAGCCGCCAAAGTTCTTCTTCCCCTTTCCGCTGTCGCTGCGGTTGCCGCTGCAACCGTGGTTCCCAGTGCCCAGACTCCAGCACAGAAGGTCGGCTTTGTAGATGTGGACCGTGTGTTTGCCGCGCACCCTCAGGCCACGGCCATCAACAGTCAGATCAAAACCATTGAGGGACGCGCCAACACCGAACTCGGCGCCCTGCGTCAGCAGATGATCACCATCGCCGAGAAGGGCAACAGTGCCACCCCTGCTGAACGTCAGCAACTCAGCCAGCTGGAAACCACTTTCCAGTCCAAGTTCGAGAGCTACAGCAAGCAGATCGCCCAGCAGTCGGCCCCGATTGAGAGCGCCGTAGACGCTGCCATCTCCAAGGTCGCCAAAGCCAACGGCTACAGCGTCGTGATGGACCGCAAGGTCGCTGCCCAGGGCCTGGTGGTCTTTGCCGAAGAGAGCAACGACATGACCAACGCTGTGATCAGCGCAGTTAAATAA